GATCCACCTGCAGATGCTCTGGGAGCTCACCTTACTCGGAGAACCGCTGGTTGTCATGGCGCCATCTCCCAACGTCTCCTCGGAGACCGTGCTGGCTCTCGTCAGGTATCTGAATGTCCAATCAGAATCACTTTTGTATCTTTGTGACATCAGAGGTTTAACAAGCTGCTGGCAGCGAATCAgagagcagtgtttgtgttgttgccgtggtgactgtgtgtgtctcctcagctccatcagtcctctgaaGTTCTGCTGCGACTTTCGACCTTATTTCACGATTCATGACAGTGAATTCAGAGAATACACGACGAGGACGCAGGCGCCGTGagtcactgactgtgtgtgtgtgtgtgtgtgtgtgtgtcctgacctgtgtgtgtgtgcgtgtgtgtgtgtgttttagaccttacctgtgtgtgtgtctttgtgacctcaactgtgtgtgtgtgtgtgtgtcctgacttgtgtgtgtgtgcgtgtgtgtgtttgtgtgtgtgttttagaccttacctgtgtgtgtgtctttgtgacctcaactgtgtgtgtgtgtgtcctgacctgtgtgtgtgtgtgtcctgacctgtgtgtgtgtgtgtgtgtgtgtgtgtgttttagaccttacctgtgtgtgtgtctttgtgacctcaactgtgtgtgtgtgtgtgtgtgtgtgtgtttaagaccttacccgtgtgtgtgtctttgtgacctcaactgtgtgtgtgtgtgtgtgtgtgtgtgtgtgtcagacctAACGTTCTTCTTGGAGTAACGAACCCGTTCTTCATCAAGACGTTTCAGTCGTGGCCTCACATCATCAGACTGGGAGACGTCACGACGACAGGTATTTatcctcttttatttcttcctcttcatcatcacttcTTTTATCATCactgtgttgccatggtgacagcTCAGTTACAGTAAATGGTTGGTTAATCCAGGATGTGAACTGATTGTTAAAGTTAAAGATCTGATTTCTTCCAGGTGATTTACCCAAACAGGTGAAGGTGAAGAAATTATCTAAGTTAAAGATACTCGACACAAAACCAGGTAACAAGTGTGAGTGGACTTGTACAGAGGTCTTAGTGAGGACCGTTTTGAGCCTGTAAcctacaaagtgaggacattttgtctggtcctcactttctgaccctaACCTGGGTTGAgggtttgagggttaagactaGATTTTAGGGTTGGAATTATgtttagggttagaatcaggGTTAGTCATTAAGTtgggatggttaaggttaagggaatgtattatgtcattgagtgtcctcactaagatagttGTACATAgatgtgtgtgcctgtgtgttcatagtatttgtgtgtttgtgtgtgcgtgtgtgtgttcacagtatttgtgtgtttatgtgtgcaggGATCTACACATCGTACAAGACATTTCTTCACAAAGACAAAATTCTGATTAAACGACTGTTGAAGGTAAAATGAACATGAGTTACATGACATCATGCATCACTTGACATGAATGTTTAACGTGTGTCCATCTGCGTGTTCAGGGGATTCAGAGGAAGAGGCCGTCAGAGGTGCAGAGCGCCATCTTGAGGAGACACCTGTTAGAACTCACTCAGAGCTTCATCATCCCTCTGGTGAGAAATGTGATGTCACAATGTTTTGTTGTCAGCTTGACCAATCATTGGACacacaaagatgaactgattagaatatGAAGGTCAAAGTTAACAGGACACTTCAGTTTTCTCACTGTTTAGAAATAAATGTCTGTCagataaataagtaataagtaagtaataaaagttgttttcatctttaaaaaggtttatttcaATATTAGACTCATGAAcaactccttttctagatgtttgtctgattgtgctgcagctaaatttaaggaaataattccagtTACATTTAACTCAGTATCATCCGTCGATACTGAGGAGATCTTTAAActtccactgagattgaccctcttgtcgatagctctgtaaactcattacgattaacattagactccatagcgcctctaaaaaagaaacgtgtaaaacatagtaaattagctccctggtataattccaagacacatgaattaaaacaagcgtcaagaaaactagaaaggaagtggagctccagcaaccgtgttgaaaatcaactagactggaagaatagtgttaaagtttataagaaggctccacaaagcaagaactttcagtcggggtttagagccaatcacagcacggagacagccttggttAAAGTCACTAATGAGCTTCTAGTAgctccagatgtttgtgtctgtcctcgtcctgttagatctcagtgcagcattcaacactattgaccatcacattttattacagagactagaacagttcattagcattaaaggaaccgccctaaactggtttaaatcatatttatcagatcGATTCAAATTcatgcaaattaatgatgagtcatctgtgcacgccaaagttaaccacggtgttccacagggctctgtgctcggcccaattttattctcattatatatgcttccactaggaaacattatcaggacacacaaTTTTCACTGCTCTGCGGATGACAgccagttatacttgtcaataaaaccacttgttgagggttaagaacagaggatgttgctccttgttaagatctatgagacaaactgtgatttattgaatatgagacaaataaaatgtgatgattgattgaaaaaTCGAAAcatccaatcacagagcaggAACTCTACTCCTGTCATCACAATAACCCTGAGTTTTGTCTTTCAGGAGCGATACATGGCGAGTCTGATGCCTCTGCAGAGATCTGTGACACCCTGGaaggtaaacaggaagtggatcaTAATTGATGATGTTATCAGTCAGGAGATGTCGCCTGACGTTTGTCGTGACGTTTCAGACGCCTCCTCTGATTCGACCGTTCAGTCAGGACGAGTTCATGTCGACTCTGGATCACACCGGACCTCAGCTGACCTCGCTGCTCAAAGGTGATTGGACAGGACTGTACAGGTGAGTCGCTCAGGTGTCGCTGGCTCGGCTTCCTGTTCCTGTGGTAGGGTGTGAAAACTGAAATCATCTTCTTGACTCAACAGGAAGTTTTTCAGGTCTCCGAACTTTGACGGTTGGTATCGCCACCGCCACAAAGAGATGAGTCAGAAACTGGAGAGTCTCCACCTGGAGATCATCTGTGACGCTGTGAGTTATGACATCACACATTAGGTTATGACATCACATGTTAGTTTATGACATCACACGTTTGTCAGCTGTTGAACTTCTGGACTCTGGCGTTGGTCTCCAGGACCTGATCGGTTGGACCAAAGACAAATCTGAGGTTGAGATCGTCGACCTGATTCTGAAGCTCAGGGAGAAACTGGTGAGTAAATCAGGGTCAATGCAAAACCACAGGAGACCACATGAGACCACATGAGACCACATGAGACGACAGGAGACCAGATGACTTCTGATTTAGACTTGGTCAAAGTTGAGGTAATGGACAagaagtgtgtttgtatttttcagaataaagctCAAAGGCAgcaactgcagctgaaggacGGAGTTTTAGAAAAACTGGACTCTTTTGTAAACTCGATCATCAGGACACTTCCTGAAGACCTGCACACAGTCCTGAGACCTCATGAGACCATCTGAGACCTCATGAGACCAACTAAGTCTGCCTGAGACCAAATGTTTAAACATCAGACCACCTGAGACCGCATTAGACATCAGCGCACACTACACAGAGGACACACTACACAGAGGACACActacactgaggacacactacactgaggacacactacACTGTGGACAAActacactgaggacacactgcactGTGGACAAActacactgaggacacactacACTGTGGACACATTACACTGAGGACACTACTCTGAGGACACAttacactgaggacacactactctgaggacacactacactgaggacacactacACTGGACACACTACATTGAAACACTGAATGTTCTTTATGTTCTCTGgttgtgtttctgatgtttccacattaaaaatgaatcagaacatttttaaagttgtgataaaaaagtttatattttatgagATTTTTCGTGGTATGACAACTTTTAAGCTATTGAGACTTTTTGcactaaataaaacattattctCAGAAAGATTTAACAGTAAACATGTTGACTGTCCAACATGTGAtaggtttatttaaaatacttttattttcaaacatgagtttatttgtgaaacttaCCGGCTGAACCTCTTGCTGCTCCGTCATTACAACGTTCATGTAACTTATCAGACCTGTTTCGATAAAAATctaatgaaaaactaaattatgtCAGTTCACGTGTGTTCTGACGACGACTTCATTTGAACGTGAAAAATCACCTCACACTGATCACATGACTCAGGTCAGCAACATGTTCTATTTCTCCGGAcatcagaaaactgaaaatgtaaaacctgaTATCTCATGATACACGTGTGTTGACCTTCAGTCGAGATCACATGACACAACAGCTCCTGCTGGAGGTGGCTATTTAAATCTATACAAAAACACCTTACAACAAAATCACagttgaagaaaacatttgagtttaagaacaaaataaaacagaatttgtgaaggaggaaaaatattttaatttcaccaAGAGaatcaaaaatatacaaatcaaTGATTTTTAAGAGCAGAGATATGtatcagtgatgtcatcatACATGTTCTAATACTCATGTATGTTCAGTTCGACAGCAGAATTTAAAGCAAACTTTGAATCATCCAGGAAGTGAAAAATCTGTGGCATCAAACGAGGGTCAAAAAGATTCTGAGTATAAACTGTTGGGAGCTTTCCCTTcgtcacagagaaaaaaaattacaagCAGATGATTGATTATTTCTTCTtcaggtgttttattttctcttgttgGTCCACCACGTTACCCCCTGCAGCCTGAGGACGTGGTGTTTTTCCTGCGGGCTGAAGTGCAGGATGGTCAAGATGGCGGTGAGTGTCTGATGCCTCCCGCTGGCATCCTGCAGCGTCAGGAACTTGTAGACGACGTTCTTCAGGTACTCCATGTTGGCGCCCTCTCTGCCCTGGTCTCGGATCAGCTTGTCGACATGTCCTCGCAGTTCCGTCACCTCCTCGTCATGTCGTTCTCCATTAGCGATGAGCCTGGCCTGCAGCTGGTGGATGTCCTCCTCCAGTCGGTGTTTTTGCCGTCGCAGGCCACCAACCTCCACATCTTTCCTGGCCAGCTGTTCAGCATACAGCAGCAGCGTGGGCTCAGCTGGCGCAACTCGCTGCAAGGCTTGGCCGGTGATTTCACCCTCGGACTCAGGCTCTTGCCTATCATCGTTTACCTCGAAGGAGTCATTGCTGCGGCCgagggcagcagcagccctcAGCCTCTCAAGCTCCTTGTCCTTCTCGTCCAGCAGCGCCATggtcctctccctctgcttgtGCAACTCTGCCTCCAGTCGCAGCAGCTCATCCCGATGCACCACCACTGCccgctccacttcctgtttgtggctctgctgcagtgctgctgccGCCTGCTGCCGCTCCGCCAGCTCGCGGCAGTGTTGGGCTTTGGCCTCGTCGCTCTGTATCCTCAGGTTGATGTACTTCTCCTTTAGCTCTGACAGCTGGTCCCggacctcctccagctctttggCCTGGCAGCCATCtttggtgtttttgttcttcagCACCACCTGTGCTCGCAGCTTGTAGCGCTCAAACTCGTCCTTCAGCTGCCGCAGCTCCAGCTGGTAAACAAGCATTGACGCTCTGTCGCTGCCCGGCTCTTCCTCAGTTTGTGTCAGGTCCAGGATGTTCTGGTTCGGGTTCCTCTGAGCCGCCAACAGCAGCAACTTCTTGACcttttccagcttctccttcagcGCATTGACGTCCAGCTGTGACTCGTCCACaccgaggtcagaggtcgacctGCTGGAAGCGGCGATGGCCAGTGTTTTGTTCTCAGTGTCCAGCTGCAGGATCCGGTCTCGGAGTCTCTGAGCAGCCTGCTGGTCACGCTGCCTCACCTTTTCACAGGAGCCGAGCAGCTCAGAAAGCTCAGAGACTCGCTGCTCCAGACCTGCGACCCTGACCTCTGCAGCCTGAGCACGCTCACGAGCACGCTCCTCAGCCTCGCAAGCCTGAAAATACAGAGACAGTGTTGAGACACTCTGAGGACCAAAATCTGATGAGACCAAAACCAATCTGAATGGTACCTTCCTGGTGTCAGTCTGAATCAGGTTTTGGTTCAGGTCAGACTTACCTTCCTGGTCTCTATATGGATCTGCTTCTGGAAGTGTTTTTTCAGTTCTGTcagttcctgctgcagcttgtcGACTCTGGGATCTGGTTTCTTCTGGTCTGCCTCTGCGACTTGAAGCCTCCTCTTCAGCtcatctctttcctccctcaccTGGTTCAGGTGAGCCTCGGACTCCGCCCCCCGGTTTACGGCCTGTGTTGTCACGAGAAGGGCACCGTTGGCGTCCTGTAGGTGGAGCTCTGCGTCCTGTCGAAGGTCTCGTTCCTGCTGCAGGATCCTCTGCAGCTCTCGCAGCTGCTGGACGTGGTCGCCGTGCTCCTGCTCCCGCTCGTGCTGCTGAGTGATGATACGAGCACGACTTTCGGCCAGCTGCTGGTGAAGGGCACGAcgctccgcctcctgctgcgttgtcaCAACGACCAGGTGCTCCTGCAGCTCGTCCACCTCCTGCTTCAGCTGACGTTTGTCGGCCTGGAAACTTGCCTCCATCCGAGACTTCTCCTGTGTCACTGTGGCGAGAGCGCTGGTGAGCGTGCTCAGTTGGCTCTTCAGCTGGGCCACTCGTCGGTCCGCCTCTACGCTTGGGAGGGGCGTGGTCTGTTGCAGAGTCTCTCCTGCTACATTGCTGGTATCAAGCTCTGCTCTCAGCGACTGTAGGAAGAAATGTGAAAGAGCTGATTGATCACGTTTTGCACCACTCCTATTACTCCCGGCTTACAGCCGCCATACTCCTGCCTTACTCCCAACTTACTCCCAACTTACTCACACTTTACACCCGCCTT
The sequence above is a segment of the Hippoglossus stenolepis isolate QCI-W04-F060 chromosome 22, HSTE1.2, whole genome shotgun sequence genome. Coding sequences within it:
- the dennd6b gene encoding protein DENND6B isoform X1 produces the protein MNPPHGAGSPRHDGGRSRWSRFSCWLECVCVVTFDLELGQAVELMFPPDVKLTEKEKTSICYLSFPDSYSGCLGDTQFSFRLRQSVGRISSRFKDDVYNQDAPVTLQREASHFFGYVYFRQVKDVSVKRGYFQKSLVLVSRLPYTHLFHSLLQIIAPEFFEKLEPCLEAVCNEIDQWPSPTPGLTLNLPVMGVALQVRIPSKTDKPGGSPVRHMTTENVLPAPTLLPTLHELDLFKSFQSLLIHLQMLWELTLLGEPLVVMAPSPNVSSETVLALVSSISPLKFCCDFRPYFTIHDSEFREYTTRTQAPPNVLLGVTNPFFIKTFQSWPHIIRLGDVTTTGDLPKQVKVKKLSKLKILDTKPGIYTSYKTFLHKDKILIKRLLKGIQRKRPSEVQSAILRRHLLELTQSFIIPLERYMASLMPLQRSVTPWKTPPLIRPFSQDEFMSTLDHTGPQLTSLLKGDWTGLYRKFFRSPNFDGWYRHRHKEMSQKLESLHLEIICDADLIGWTKDKSEVEIVDLILKLREKLNKAQRQQLQLKDGVLEKLDSFVNSIIRTLPEDLHTVLRPHETI
- the gcc1 gene encoding GRIP and coiled-coil domain-containing protein 1, whose amino-acid sequence is MEKFGMSFGGGPGRKELLDTIESQKKQLVQYQSRFKDVVQAYKSLLKEKEALEASLKVLTMTQDQEQNQDAIIVRPDLADDGCSLHSEDSMDTAVSLDMPTDIRGDQSEEDQGDMGGKLNSTSLRAELDTSNVAGETLQQTTPLPSVEADRRVAQLKSQLSTLTSALATVTQEKSRMEASFQADKRQLKQEVDELQEHLVVVTTQQEAERRALHQQLAESRARIITQQHEREQEHGDHVQQLRELQRILQQERDLRQDAELHLQDANGALLVTTQAVNRGAESEAHLNQVREERDELKRRLQVAEADQKKPDPRVDKLQQELTELKKHFQKQIHIETRKACEAEERARERAQAAEVRVAGLEQRVSELSELLGSCEKVRQRDQQAAQRLRDRILQLDTENKTLAIAASSRSTSDLGVDESQLDVNALKEKLEKVKKLLLLAAQRNPNQNILDLTQTEEEPGSDRASMLVYQLELRQLKDEFERYKLRAQVVLKNKNTKDGCQAKELEEVRDQLSELKEKYINLRIQSDEAKAQHCRELAERQQAAAALQQSHKQEVERAVVVHRDELLRLEAELHKQRERTMALLDEKDKELERLRAAAALGRSNDSFEVNDDRQEPESEGEITGQALQRVAPAEPTLLLYAEQLARKDVEVGGLRRQKHRLEEDIHQLQARLIANGERHDEEVTELRGHVDKLIRDQGREGANMEYLKNVVYKFLTLQDASGRHQTLTAILTILHFSPQEKHHVLRLQGVTWWTNKRK
- the dennd6b gene encoding protein DENND6B isoform X2, whose translation is MNPPHGAGSPRHDGGRSRWSRFSCWLECVCVVTFDLELGQAVELMFPPDVKLTEKEKTSICYLSFPDSYSGCLGDTQFSFRLRQSVGRISSRFKDDVYNQDAPVTLQREASHFFGYVYFRQVKDVSVKRGYFQKSLVLVSRLPYTHLFHSLLQIIAPEFFEKLEPCLEAVCNEIDQWPSPTPGLTLNLPVMGVALQNVLPAPTLLPTLHELDLFKSFQSLLIHLQMLWELTLLGEPLVVMAPSPNVSSETVLALVSSISPLKFCCDFRPYFTIHDSEFREYTTRTQAPPNVLLGVTNPFFIKTFQSWPHIIRLGDVTTTGDLPKQVKVKKLSKLKILDTKPGIYTSYKTFLHKDKILIKRLLKGIQRKRPSEVQSAILRRHLLELTQSFIIPLERYMASLMPLQRSVTPWKTPPLIRPFSQDEFMSTLDHTGPQLTSLLKGDWTGLYRKFFRSPNFDGWYRHRHKEMSQKLESLHLEIICDADLIGWTKDKSEVEIVDLILKLREKLNKAQRQQLQLKDGVLEKLDSFVNSIIRTLPEDLHTVLRPHETI